The Alphaproteobacteria bacterium genome contains a region encoding:
- a CDS encoding alpha/beta fold hydrolase: MRAARLIALFVLIALPFAAAAADYPAPKQGEWVARDFKFHTGEVMPQVRLAYTTIGEPSGEPMLVLHGTSQRAAAMLTPAFAGELFGAGQPLDASKYFIIIPDALGHGGSTKPSDGLRGKFPHYNYDDLVEAQYRLLTEGLGIKRVRLIIGNSMGGMHAWMWGENYPEFMDALAPMASQPTAMAARNWMLRRFMIETIRRDPDYANGDYKTQPQSMKVAVQFYSTATSGGTLAYQKLAPTGAQADKLVDERLAAPFSADANDFLYAWESSKGYDPEPGLEKIKAAVLCINAADDERNPPETGATEAALKRIKNAQLLLIPPSAETRGHGTTAQARFYVKELRAFLDAVPKRAM, from the coding sequence GTGAGAGCAGCCAGGCTTATTGCCCTGTTCGTGCTTATCGCGCTGCCGTTCGCAGCCGCGGCCGCCGACTATCCGGCGCCGAAGCAGGGCGAGTGGGTGGCGCGCGATTTCAAATTCCACACCGGCGAAGTGATGCCGCAGGTCCGCCTGGCCTACACGACCATTGGCGAGCCCTCCGGCGAGCCCATGCTGGTGCTGCACGGCACCTCGCAACGCGCCGCCGCGATGCTCACCCCGGCATTCGCGGGCGAACTGTTCGGCGCGGGCCAGCCGCTCGATGCCAGCAAATACTTCATCATCATTCCGGACGCCCTCGGCCATGGCGGCTCGACCAAACCATCGGATGGCTTGCGCGGAAAATTTCCGCACTACAATTACGACGATCTGGTCGAGGCGCAGTATCGCCTGCTCACCGAAGGGCTCGGCATCAAGCGCGTGCGGCTGATCATCGGCAATTCGATGGGCGGCATGCACGCCTGGATGTGGGGTGAGAACTATCCCGAGTTCATGGACGCGCTTGCGCCGATGGCTTCGCAGCCGACCGCGATGGCGGCGCGCAACTGGATGCTGCGGCGCTTCATGATCGAGACGATCCGCCGCGATCCCGACTACGCCAATGGCGACTACAAGACGCAACCGCAATCGATGAAGGTCGCCGTGCAGTTCTATTCGACCGCCACAAGCGGCGGCACGCTCGCCTATCAGAAGCTCGCGCCGACCGGCGCGCAGGCCGACAAGCTGGTCGACGAGCGGCTTGCCGCGCCGTTCAGCGCCGACGCGAACGATTTTCTCTACGCATGGGAGTCGTCGAAAGGCTACGACCCTGAGCCGGGCCTCGAGAAAATCAAGGCGGCGGTCCTCTGCATCAACGCCGCCGACGACGAACGCAATCCGCCTGAGACCGGCGCCACCGAGGCCGCGCTCAAGCGCATCAAGAACGCGCAACTCCTGCTGATCCCGCCGAGCGCGGAGACGCGCGGCCACGGCACCACCGCGCAGGCGAGGTTCTACGTGAAAGAACTGCGCGCGTTCCTCGACGCCGTGCCAAAGCGCGCGATGTGA
- a CDS encoding class I SAM-dependent methyltransferase has product MSRREWNRTAEKFKDLVCDIAAEETNNQLRLFVSAARPSPDKSVLVDLGCGIGTFVQKFSDRFSRVFAADFATDAIRQAESAYRGTTPTEWHVADLTACPKLFGTDCADLTVCLNVITSPSAARRKSLWETVRTMTKPAGHALIVVPSIESCHMVAERENRGRKQARPASKRDGIAVRGNVWQKHFSRGELVEIFFNLGFSVVRLGAVNYPWSTEGLRKPRTAAQPPWGWICLAKRVVH; this is encoded by the coding sequence ATGTCGCGCAGGGAATGGAATCGGACTGCCGAGAAGTTCAAAGACCTCGTTTGCGACATCGCCGCCGAGGAGACGAACAATCAGCTGCGGCTCTTCGTGAGCGCGGCGCGTCCCTCACCGGACAAGTCGGTGCTCGTCGATCTCGGCTGCGGCATCGGCACGTTCGTGCAGAAATTCAGCGACCGGTTCAGCCGGGTCTTCGCGGCCGACTTTGCGACCGATGCGATCCGCCAGGCGGAAAGCGCCTACCGGGGAACGACGCCGACGGAGTGGCACGTGGCCGACCTCACCGCATGCCCCAAGCTCTTCGGCACGGATTGCGCCGATCTCACGGTCTGCCTCAATGTCATCACGTCGCCGAGCGCGGCGCGGCGCAAATCGCTGTGGGAGACGGTGCGGACCATGACGAAGCCGGCCGGCCACGCACTGATCGTGGTCCCGTCGATCGAGTCGTGCCACATGGTCGCCGAGCGGGAAAATCGCGGCCGCAAGCAGGCGAGGCCCGCCAGCAAGCGAGACGGCATCGCAGTGCGCGGCAACGTCTGGCAGAAGCATTTCAGCCGCGGCGAGCTCGTCGAAATTTTCTTCAACCTCGGCTTCTCGGTGGTGCGGCTCGGCGCGGTCAACTATCCGTGGTCGACGGAAGGGCTGCGCAAGCCGCGGACCGCGGCGCAACCGCCATGGGGCTGGATCTGTCTCGCCAAGCGCGTCGTGCATTAG
- a CDS encoding lipocalin-like domain-containing protein: MKLAATAAVVLALWAGSASAQSLKQQIVGTWDFVVAEVTGADGKKSFPFGETPKGVIIFTPEGRFAQIHAAGDLPKIASGSRLTGTAEEYATINRRSLSLFGSYTVDEAKKTVTFHITSSTFPNFEGEAQTRTIDKLTADEFVNTNPNVAGGRGSASNYYRRVK; encoded by the coding sequence ATGAAGCTTGCCGCAACCGCCGCGGTTGTTCTTGCACTTTGGGCCGGCAGCGCAAGCGCGCAGAGCCTGAAACAGCAAATCGTCGGCACCTGGGACTTCGTGGTCGCCGAGGTCACCGGCGCGGACGGCAAGAAATCGTTTCCCTTCGGCGAAACGCCGAAGGGCGTGATCATCTTCACGCCGGAAGGGCGCTTCGCGCAGATCCACGCGGCGGGCGACCTGCCGAAGATCGCCTCCGGCAGCCGGCTCACAGGCACCGCGGAGGAGTACGCCACGATCAACCGGCGCAGCCTGTCGCTGTTCGGGAGCTATACGGTCGACGAAGCGAAGAAAACCGTGACGTTTCACATCACGTCGAGCACCTTCCCGAACTTCGAAGGCGAGGCGCAGACGCGCACCATCGACAAGCTGACAGCCGACGAGTTCGTCAACACCAATCCCAACGTCGCGGGCGGGCGCGGCAGCGCGTCGAACTATTACAGGCGAGTGAAATAG
- a CDS encoding DUF1080 domain-containing protein — translation MKRVLAGLFLVAAAAFAYAPAALTQGGTVLFDGKNLDHFNKVGDANWRLEDGTVVADKGNGFLVTKEQYGDFQLRAEFWVGPDANSGIFIRATDPQKLTATNGYEVNIWDDRPEKDYGTGAIVGVAKVDPMPKSVGQWNTYEITAKGDTFTIVLNGKKTVEGKDGKHPKGYIGLQHGLGNKDAAGVQNDKGVVKFRKVEIKPL, via the coding sequence ATGAAACGCGTTCTTGCAGGACTTTTCCTTGTTGCGGCTGCGGCGTTCGCCTATGCGCCCGCCGCGTTGACCCAGGGCGGGACCGTCCTGTTCGACGGCAAGAATCTCGATCACTTCAACAAGGTCGGCGACGCCAACTGGCGCCTCGAGGATGGGACGGTGGTGGCCGACAAGGGAAACGGCTTTCTGGTGACGAAAGAGCAGTATGGCGACTTTCAGCTGCGCGCGGAGTTCTGGGTCGGCCCCGACGCGAACAGCGGCATCTTCATCCGCGCCACCGATCCGCAGAAGCTCACCGCCACCAACGGCTATGAGGTGAACATCTGGGACGACCGCCCGGAGAAGGATTACGGGACCGGCGCGATCGTCGGCGTCGCCAAAGTCGATCCGATGCCGAAGTCGGTCGGCCAGTGGAACACCTACGAGATCACCGCCAAGGGCGACACGTTCACCATCGTGCTCAACGGCAAGAAGACCGTCGAAGGCAAGGACGGCAAACATCCCAAGGGCTACATCGGGCTGCAGCACGGGCTCGGCAACAAGGACGCGGCCGGGGTCCAGAACGACAAGGGCGTGGTGAAATTCCGCAAGGTCGAGATCAAGCCGCTGTAA
- a CDS encoding tripartite tricarboxylate transporter substrate binding protein encodes MRIGRRRFVKGAAASGAALLAPHVSRAQDWPNRPVRFIVHLAAGGGLDFIARLVGEPISRSLGQQVFIENRTGGAGGTIGIEAGIKAPNDGYNFLIANDNIASAPHVLKLNVDYLKDVMPVSLLGRQPQVLAVHPSLEVKSVAELVASLKKMSSLGCATSGVGSNQHVLMEWFAKVADIRLEHVPYRGAGQAINDLLAGHVKLAILGPTATLPHGLAGTIRLIAQSGEARAPTMPDLPTLQESGYPGVALESWFAAFAPLGTPGAVIARLNAECDKALAEKSARDTLFKAGTEAVGGDIERLAKLARADSEKYARIVREVNIKTG; translated from the coding sequence ATGCGCATCGGCCGGCGTAGATTCGTCAAAGGCGCAGCCGCTTCTGGCGCGGCGCTGCTCGCTCCGCATGTTTCCCGCGCGCAGGACTGGCCGAACCGGCCGGTGCGCTTCATCGTGCATCTGGCGGCCGGCGGCGGGCTCGATTTCATCGCGCGGCTCGTCGGTGAGCCGATCTCGCGCAGCCTCGGCCAGCAGGTGTTCATCGAGAACCGCACTGGCGGCGCGGGCGGCACCATCGGCATCGAGGCCGGGATCAAGGCGCCGAACGACGGCTACAATTTCCTCATCGCGAACGACAACATCGCGAGCGCGCCGCACGTGCTCAAGCTCAACGTCGACTACCTGAAGGATGTGATGCCGGTGAGCCTGCTCGGGCGTCAGCCGCAGGTGCTCGCGGTGCACCCGTCGCTGGAGGTGAAGTCGGTCGCCGAACTGGTGGCTTCCCTGAAGAAAATGTCGAGTCTCGGTTGCGCCACGTCCGGCGTCGGCTCGAACCAGCACGTCCTGATGGAGTGGTTCGCCAAGGTCGCCGACATCAGGCTGGAACACGTGCCGTATCGCGGCGCCGGCCAGGCGATCAACGACTTGCTCGCGGGGCACGTGAAGCTCGCAATCCTCGGGCCGACCGCGACCCTTCCGCACGGGCTCGCCGGGACGATCAGGCTGATTGCGCAGTCCGGCGAGGCGCGCGCGCCGACCATGCCGGACCTGCCGACGTTGCAGGAGTCCGGTTATCCGGGCGTGGCGCTCGAATCGTGGTTCGCGGCCTTCGCGCCGCTCGGCACGCCGGGAGCGGTCATCGCGCGGCTCAATGCCGAATGCGACAAGGCGCTCGCCGAAAAATCCGCGCGCGACACCCTGTTCAAGGCTGGCACCGAAGCGGTCGGCGGCGATATCGAGCGCCTCGCCAAGCTCGCGCGCGCGGACAGCGAGAAGTATGCGCGCATCGTGCGCGAGGTGAACATCAAGACGGGGTAG
- a CDS encoding polysaccharide deacetylase family protein, producing MHPRERLAYSPIEGRKPLKLPDGLRLIVWPVLALEEWDMARPMARMVISPPQGAPMLPDHPNWTWHEYGMRVGFWRLKRMLEALKIAPTVTLNARVCETYPQVAQACVDAGWELNAHGYDQVPMHKLDDQKAVIEKSVEVITKFWGRAPRGWFGPGLTQTFDTLDHLSAAGIEYIGDWVLDDEPVTLETAHKPVVALPYNFELHDIVLMALGHHPSSEMHARVMDHFECLYAESAERPKIMAIAMHPYLSGVPHRINHVRRAFEAVLSRPGVAAWDGARILDWYRAQA from the coding sequence ATGCATCCGCGCGAGCGTCTCGCCTATTCGCCGATCGAAGGGCGCAAGCCCTTGAAGCTGCCCGACGGCTTGCGGCTGATCGTGTGGCCGGTGCTGGCGCTGGAAGAATGGGACATGGCACGGCCGATGGCGCGCATGGTGATCTCGCCGCCGCAAGGCGCCCCGATGCTGCCCGACCATCCGAACTGGACCTGGCACGAATACGGCATGCGCGTCGGCTTCTGGCGCCTCAAGCGCATGCTCGAAGCGTTGAAGATCGCGCCGACCGTGACGCTCAACGCGCGCGTCTGCGAAACCTATCCGCAGGTCGCGCAGGCCTGCGTCGACGCCGGCTGGGAATTGAACGCGCACGGCTACGACCAGGTGCCGATGCACAAGCTCGACGACCAGAAGGCGGTAATCGAGAAATCCGTGGAGGTCATCACGAAGTTCTGGGGCAGGGCGCCGCGCGGCTGGTTCGGCCCCGGGCTGACGCAGACTTTCGACACGCTCGACCATCTCTCCGCCGCCGGCATCGAGTATATCGGCGACTGGGTGCTCGACGATGAGCCGGTCACGCTCGAGACCGCGCACAAGCCGGTTGTGGCGCTCCCCTACAATTTCGAACTGCACGACATCGTGCTGATGGCGCTCGGGCATCATCCGTCGAGCGAAATGCATGCGCGCGTGATGGACCACTTCGAGTGCCTCTACGCGGAATCCGCCGAGCGCCCGAAGATCATGGCGATCGCGATGCATCCTTATCTCTCCGGCGTGCCGCACCGCATCAATCACGTGCGCCGCGCCTTCGAGGCGGTGCTGAGCCGCCCCGGCGTCGCCGCCTGGGACGGCGCGAGGATTCTGGATTGGTACAGGGCGCAAGCCTGA
- a CDS encoding tripartite tricarboxylate transporter substrate binding protein translates to MLTRRTLLTTIAAAPLTSLASRSARAAYPDKPVRLIVPFAAGGNADFVGRLVGESMGRTLGHPIVVENRAGAGGSLGADMAAKAAPDGYTLFLGSNGPLTVNPFVQAKLGYDPQKDFAPVGLANLAPHCLAVNGDVKANTISEFVALTKTTPASIGTSGVGSASHMTLARFGAATGANITHVPYRGGGNIVPDLLAGTITGTVTELSTVLPQVSGGKVRVLGVAWETRSPQLPDVPTMIEQGVKDFTAASYVGFLAPAGTGADVMKALEAALVKALNDKDLQGKMLISGAVLVPDALMTPQGFAGYIRREYELAKEAAKIAGLTPA, encoded by the coding sequence ATGCTCACCCGCCGCACCTTGCTCACCACCATCGCCGCCGCGCCGCTCACTTCGCTCGCATCGCGTTCTGCGCGCGCCGCATACCCCGACAAGCCGGTCCGGCTGATCGTGCCGTTCGCGGCCGGCGGCAATGCCGATTTCGTGGGGCGCCTGGTCGGCGAGTCCATGGGGCGGACGCTCGGGCATCCGATCGTGGTCGAAAACCGCGCCGGCGCAGGCGGCAGCCTCGGCGCCGACATGGCCGCCAAGGCCGCGCCGGACGGCTACACGCTGTTTCTCGGATCGAACGGCCCGCTCACCGTGAACCCGTTCGTGCAGGCGAAGCTCGGCTACGATCCGCAGAAAGATTTCGCGCCGGTCGGGCTCGCGAACCTCGCGCCGCATTGCCTTGCGGTGAATGGCGACGTGAAGGCCAACACTATTTCCGAGTTCGTCGCGCTGACGAAAACAACGCCAGCCAGCATCGGCACCTCCGGCGTGGGCTCGGCCTCGCACATGACGCTCGCGCGCTTCGGCGCGGCGACCGGGGCCAACATCACGCATGTGCCGTATCGCGGTGGCGGCAACATCGTGCCCGACCTCCTCGCCGGCACGATCACCGGTACGGTGACCGAGCTCTCGACCGTGCTGCCGCAGGTCAGCGGCGGGAAGGTGCGCGTGCTCGGCGTTGCGTGGGAGACGCGTTCGCCGCAGCTGCCGGACGTGCCGACGATGATCGAGCAGGGGGTGAAGGATTTCACCGCCGCGAGCTATGTCGGCTTCCTGGCGCCGGCCGGCACGGGCGCCGACGTCATGAAGGCGCTCGAGGCCGCGCTGGTGAAGGCGCTGAACGACAAGGATCTGCAGGGCAAGATGCTCATCAGCGGCGCGGTGCTGGTGCCGGATGCGCTGATGACGCCGCAGGGCTTCGCCGGCTACATCAGACGAGAATACGAGTTGGCGAAAGAGGCCGCGAAGATCGCCGGACTCACGCCGGCATAG
- a CDS encoding zinc metallopeptidase, translating into MPILLAIGGLLLLTLLFGPQLWVRRVLARHGADRPDLPGTGAQLARHLLDEADLAGVAVEPTDKGDHYDPEARAVRLTAAHYDGRSVAAAAVAAHEVSHAVQHARGEPAFARRLALVKQLVWVERLASVIMLATPFVFLLIKSPAAAVLQVVAALALLAIRIVVHVTTLPVQFDASFGKALPVLTRGRYLSAGDLPAARHVLTAAAFTYVAAAFAALIDVARWVRVLKF; encoded by the coding sequence ATGCCCATCCTCCTCGCCATCGGCGGGCTTCTGCTCCTCACGCTGCTGTTCGGCCCGCAGCTCTGGGTGCGGCGTGTGCTCGCGCGCCATGGCGCGGACCGGCCCGACCTGCCGGGCACCGGCGCGCAGCTTGCGCGCCATCTGCTCGACGAGGCGGACCTCGCCGGCGTCGCGGTCGAGCCGACCGACAAGGGCGACCACTACGACCCGGAAGCGCGCGCCGTGCGCCTCACGGCGGCGCATTACGACGGACGCTCGGTCGCGGCCGCGGCGGTCGCGGCGCACGAGGTCTCGCACGCCGTGCAGCACGCGCGCGGCGAGCCCGCCTTTGCGCGGCGCCTCGCGCTCGTGAAGCAGCTCGTCTGGGTCGAGCGGCTGGCGAGTGTGATCATGCTGGCGACGCCGTTCGTGTTCCTGCTGATCAAGTCGCCCGCGGCCGCGGTCCTGCAAGTCGTTGCTGCGCTGGCGCTGCTCGCGATCCGTATCGTGGTGCATGTCACGACGCTCCCTGTCCAGTTCGACGCGAGCTTCGGCAAGGCGCTGCCGGTGCTCACGCGCGGGCGCTATCTCTCGGCCGGCGATCTTCCCGCCGCGCGCCACGTGCTTACCGCCGCCGCCTTCACCTATGTGGCCGCCGCATTCGCGGCGCTGATCGATGTGGCGCGATGGGTGAGGGTGCTGAAGTTTTGA
- a CDS encoding tripartite tricarboxylate transporter substrate binding protein, whose amino-acid sequence MLNRRQFTATGLAALATTPARAQAWPERPIKILAGYPAGGGIDLVARLFAEQMKAAFNQTVIVENRPGASAMIASNAVAKAAPDGLTLLMAASGEVAINQHLYKDKMSYDPARELSAVALIGIVPCVVVVAAGTPVKDAKELIAYARANRGKLSFSSSGIGNPQQLAGELMNHMAGTDVLHVPYRGSAPAVTDVATGAVTMSFASLAAALPLMQDGKIRAVAVTSRERMPQLPDVAPLAEAGPELKDYELLNWFGLFATGGTPEGAIGKLNDVVNAGLAEKKIADFLQGQGIVPRPMSASEYAAFVRSETEKFGKIVREANIRVEN is encoded by the coding sequence GTGCTCAATCGACGACAATTCACCGCCACCGGCCTCGCCGCTCTGGCCACCACCCCCGCCCGCGCGCAGGCTTGGCCGGAGCGGCCGATCAAGATCCTCGCGGGCTATCCGGCCGGCGGCGGGATCGATCTGGTCGCGCGGCTTTTCGCCGAGCAGATGAAGGCGGCCTTCAATCAAACCGTCATCGTCGAGAACCGGCCGGGCGCGAGCGCGATGATCGCCTCGAACGCGGTCGCCAAGGCCGCGCCCGACGGCCTCACGCTGCTGATGGCGGCCTCCGGCGAGGTCGCGATCAACCAGCATCTCTACAAGGACAAGATGAGCTACGACCCGGCGCGCGAGCTCTCCGCGGTCGCGCTCATCGGAATCGTGCCCTGCGTGGTGGTGGTCGCGGCCGGAACGCCGGTGAAGGACGCCAAGGAGTTGATCGCCTACGCGCGCGCGAACCGCGGCAAGCTCTCGTTCTCGTCGTCCGGCATCGGCAATCCGCAGCAGCTTGCGGGCGAATTGATGAACCACATGGCCGGCACCGATGTGCTTCATGTGCCCTATCGCGGCTCGGCGCCGGCGGTGACCGACGTTGCGACCGGCGCCGTCACCATGAGCTTTGCGAGCCTCGCCGCCGCGCTGCCGCTGATGCAGGACGGCAAGATCCGCGCAGTCGCCGTCACCTCGCGCGAGCGCATGCCGCAGCTTCCCGACGTCGCGCCGCTCGCCGAGGCGGGGCCGGAGCTGAAGGACTACGAGCTCTTGAACTGGTTCGGCCTGTTCGCGACCGGCGGCACGCCGGAGGGCGCGATCGGCAAGCTCAATGACGTGGTCAACGCGGGTCTCGCCGAGAAGAAGATCGCGGATTTCCTGCAAGGGCAGGGCATCGTGCCGCGCCCGATGAGCGCGAGCGAGTATGCGGCCTTCGTGCGCAGCGAAACGGAGAAGTTCGGCAAGATCGTGCGCGAGGCGAACATCAGGGTGGAGAACTAG
- a CDS encoding lytic murein transglycosylase encodes MAAGFFARIVAAALVLSPLPLRADAAFQQWLQGLYPAARELGVSRATFDTATRGLEPDLSLPDLVIPGRPDRQGAQAEFVQTPAEYLKETAFTALAAQGRALAEKHRATLAQIEQRFGVPGPIVLAIWARETNYGSAKLPYGAIRALATQAYLGRRKEQFREELLLALKMLEEGHVTLANLRSSWAGAMGQPQLLPSGFYKYAIDFDGDGRRDIWNSTPDVLGTIANHLAELGWQRGQRWAYEVKTPREIDCTIAQPDVKAAIGEWVKRGTAPARSARLSAAELAQEASLLMPAGPYGPAFFVTKNYFALKDYNYSDLYVLFVGHLADRIAGAPPFEQAWSKVAQLPSVALERMQRELTRRGLYSDKIDGKAGMLTRAALGAYQKANGLPLDCWPSQAVLDHMQK; translated from the coding sequence ATGGCGGCGGGGTTTTTTGCGCGCATCGTGGCTGCGGCGCTCGTTCTGTCGCCGCTGCCGCTCCGCGCCGACGCGGCGTTCCAGCAGTGGCTCCAAGGCTTGTATCCCGCCGCGCGTGAGCTCGGCGTCTCGCGCGCGACCTTCGATACGGCGACGCGCGGCCTCGAGCCCGATTTGTCGCTCCCCGATCTGGTGATCCCGGGCCGGCCGGACCGGCAGGGAGCGCAGGCCGAGTTCGTGCAGACGCCTGCGGAGTATTTGAAGGAAACAGCATTCACCGCGCTGGCGGCGCAGGGACGCGCCCTCGCGGAAAAGCACCGCGCGACGCTGGCGCAAATCGAGCAGCGCTTCGGCGTGCCGGGTCCGATCGTGCTGGCAATCTGGGCGCGCGAGACCAACTACGGATCGGCGAAGCTTCCCTACGGCGCGATCCGCGCGCTCGCGACGCAGGCGTATCTGGGGCGGCGCAAGGAGCAGTTCCGCGAGGAATTGCTGCTCGCGCTGAAGATGCTCGAAGAGGGCCACGTCACGCTCGCGAACCTGCGCTCGTCCTGGGCCGGCGCGATGGGCCAGCCGCAGCTTCTGCCATCGGGCTTCTACAAATACGCGATCGACTTCGACGGCGACGGCAGGCGCGACATCTGGAATTCCACGCCGGACGTGCTCGGCACCATTGCCAACCACCTGGCCGAGCTCGGCTGGCAACGTGGGCAGCGCTGGGCCTACGAGGTGAAAACTCCGCGCGAGATCGACTGCACCATCGCGCAGCCCGACGTGAAGGCGGCGATCGGCGAATGGGTGAAGCGCGGCACCGCGCCGGCGCGCTCCGCACGGCTTTCCGCGGCCGAGCTGGCGCAGGAGGCCTCGCTGCTGATGCCTGCTGGCCCGTACGGCCCCGCGTTCTTCGTGACGAAGAATTACTTCGCGCTCAAGGACTACAATTACTCCGATCTCTACGTGCTGTTCGTCGGTCATCTCGCCGACCGCATCGCGGGCGCGCCGCCGTTCGAACAGGCGTGGAGCAAGGTTGCGCAGCTTCCATCCGTGGCGCTCGAACGCATGCAGCGCGAGCTCACGCGCCGCGGCCTCTACAGCGACAAGATCGACGGCAAGGCAGGCATGCTGACGCGCGCCGCGCTCGGTGCGTACCAGAAGGCGAACGGCCTGCCGCTCGACTGCTGGCCCTCGCAGGCCGTGCTCGACCACATGCAGAAATGA